Proteins co-encoded in one Mycobacterium mantenii genomic window:
- a CDS encoding lipoprotein LpqH: MKRGIVVGVAGVALVIAASAGCSSNKSSTGSSSSSSAAPAGPVLTVDGQNQNISGQVTCTAAGDNINIGIGDPTAGLGAVVSNGNPPLVHSVGLGTVNGVALGFSDAAPNQSGNAGAAVNGKVWAIKGTATGTDMSNPQQPQQVTKPFELDFTCP; the protein is encoded by the coding sequence GTGAAGCGTGGGATCGTGGTCGGCGTAGCCGGCGTGGCCCTGGTGATCGCGGCCAGCGCCGGATGTTCGAGCAACAAGTCGAGTACCGGATCGTCCAGCTCGTCGTCTGCGGCGCCAGCGGGTCCGGTGCTCACCGTCGACGGTCAGAACCAAAACATCAGCGGGCAGGTCACCTGCACCGCCGCGGGCGACAACATCAACATCGGCATCGGTGACCCGACCGCCGGACTGGGCGCAGTGGTCAGCAACGGCAATCCGCCGCTGGTGCACTCCGTCGGTTTGGGCACCGTAAACGGCGTCGCACTCGGTTTTTCCGACGCCGCGCCCAACCAGAGCGGGAATGCGGGGGCCGCGGTCAACGGCAAGGTCTGGGCGATCAAGGGCACCGCTACCGGCACCGACATGAGCAACCCGCAGCAACCGCAGCAGGTAACCAAGCCATTCGAGTTGGACTTCACCTGCCCGTAG
- a CDS encoding alpha/beta fold hydrolase codes for MPTAAEPFTIQGPGGVQIVADRLGDPHARAVVFLHGGGQTRRSWGKAAAAVAARGWQAVTVDLRGHGESDWSDDGDYRVVSFAADVQEVLRTLPPQPVLVGASLGGFTSMLLAGELSLGIASAVVLVDIVPNMDQSGANRIHAFMADRVESGFSSLDEVADAIAEYNPHRPRPTDLEGLTTNLRRRGDRWYWHWDPQFISGTAAFPPFEVTDPDRMHAAVAAILRSGVPILLIRGQMSDLVSQDRADEFLARFPQVEFTDVRGAGHMVAGDRNDIFADAVLDFLARHVDAG; via the coding sequence ATGCCCACGGCAGCCGAACCGTTCACGATCCAGGGTCCCGGCGGCGTTCAGATCGTCGCCGACCGCCTCGGGGATCCGCACGCGCGCGCCGTGGTCTTCCTGCACGGCGGCGGCCAGACCCGCCGGTCCTGGGGCAAGGCGGCCGCCGCCGTCGCCGCGCGCGGGTGGCAGGCCGTCACCGTCGACCTGCGGGGCCATGGCGAATCGGACTGGTCCGACGACGGCGACTATCGCGTCGTCAGTTTCGCCGCTGATGTTCAAGAGGTGCTGCGCACGCTGCCCCCCCAGCCGGTTCTGGTCGGTGCCTCCCTGGGTGGTTTCACGTCGATGCTGCTCGCCGGGGAGCTGTCCCTGGGCATCGCCAGTGCGGTCGTGTTGGTGGACATCGTGCCGAATATGGACCAGTCGGGGGCAAACCGGATACACGCTTTCATGGCGGACCGGGTGGAGTCGGGCTTCAGCTCACTCGACGAGGTCGCCGATGCGATCGCCGAATACAACCCGCACCGGCCGCGACCAACCGATCTGGAAGGCCTGACCACCAACCTGCGTCGCCGTGGCGATCGCTGGTATTGGCATTGGGATCCCCAGTTCATCAGCGGCACTGCGGCTTTCCCTCCTTTTGAGGTCACCGATCCCGATCGGATGCACGCAGCCGTCGCGGCGATCCTGCGCAGCGGGGTGCCCATCTTGCTGATCCGTGGTCAGATGAGCGACCTGGTCAGCCAGGATCGTGCCGACGAATTCCTTGCGCGTTTCCCGCAAGTCGAATTCACCGATGTCCGCGGCGCGGGACACATGGTGGCCGGCGATCGCAACGACATTTTCGCCGACGCTGTGCTGGACTTCCTCGCTCGGCATGTCGACGCTGGGTGA
- a CDS encoding S1 family peptidase — MTIPLLRGLGLLGAVMVAATTVAKTALAAPPPALPSPPPAPGIGVDHESGRCTAGFAAQGSDGSYYLMTSGHCDAHDGAEWTYGNDAPLGRISASEHEGDKRDAAIIRLEPSVGMPVGDVGGRYQVRDVLSRQQIQVGMPFCKIGAVTGETCGAVKGINGDVVEASVFSLDGDSGSPGFVMNPDGTVSAVGLLMSSPDGDDYTTYFMLINPLLGKWGLRVLP; from the coding sequence GTGACCATACCGTTGTTGCGGGGGTTGGGACTCTTGGGGGCGGTGATGGTGGCCGCGACGACGGTGGCGAAAACCGCCCTGGCAGCGCCGCCCCCGGCTCTGCCGTCGCCGCCGCCGGCGCCGGGTATCGGAGTCGATCATGAATCCGGTAGGTGCACAGCAGGATTCGCTGCACAGGGTTCCGACGGAAGCTACTACCTGATGACCAGCGGGCACTGCGACGCGCACGACGGCGCCGAATGGACGTACGGCAACGATGCTCCGCTCGGCAGAATCTCCGCCAGCGAGCATGAGGGTGACAAGCGAGACGCCGCGATCATCCGTCTGGAGCCGAGTGTCGGCATGCCGGTCGGCGACGTCGGCGGCAGGTATCAGGTTCGGGATGTGTTGAGCCGCCAGCAGATTCAGGTCGGAATGCCGTTCTGCAAGATCGGCGCGGTGACCGGTGAGACGTGCGGTGCCGTCAAGGGCATCAATGGTGACGTCGTGGAGGCCAGCGTGTTCAGCCTGGACGGCGACAGCGGCAGTCCCGGGTTCGTGATGAATCCGGACGGCACCGTCAGCGCGGTCGGGCTGTTGATGTCGTCGCCCGACGGGGATGACTACACGACCTACTTCATGCTGATCAATCCGCTGCTGGGAAAGTGGGGGCTTCGCGTCCTTCCATGA